The proteins below come from a single Pirellulales bacterium genomic window:
- a CDS encoding error-prone DNA polymerase — protein sequence MRPAVRYAELHVKTNFSFLEGASHPDELVARAAELNYAALAITDRDSLAGVVRAHAAAKAVGLKLLIGAEVHLLDAPAVVLLATDRAAYGRLARLLSLGHRRAPKGCCELRLDDVAEHAEGLLALVSLQDAETEPGNLSRQDQARGATAGGFAEDVADEVANASKNNNEAATALRLSSGFSRHQGQRIKNWLARYREAFGDRCYALAELHRGPDDQRRLAEMIEKAGHARVPLVAANDVHYHVPPRRALADVLLATRLGTTVVAAGPQLSANAERHLKSPGEMAELFAAFPAAIARTCEIADRSTFSLEELRYEYPEELCPAEITPLAHLTMLAWQGAQQRYPQGIPDKIRTLVEHELKLIEELHYEAYFLTVWDLMRYGRSRGILCQGRGSAANSAVCYCLGVTSVDPAQIAVLFERFVSRERNEAPDIDIDFEHERREEVLQYVYDKYGRDRAGMTAEVITYRPRSAVRDVGKALGLSLDRVDALSKTLDGHHDEHRWSDRLRDAGVDTESLVGRQLAALVEQLIGFPRHLSQHVGGMVITHGPLCEMVPIENAAMPGRTVIQWDKDDLDELGILKVDCLALGMLTAIRKCFDLIELHCGQRWTLATVPAEDPAVYEMICRADTIGVFQIESRAQMSMLPRLRPSKFYDLVIEVAIVRPGPIQGNMVHPYLRRRAGLEPVTYPNDAIRDVLEKTMGVPIFQEQAMRLAVVAAGFTPGEADQLRRAMGGWGRPGVIEQFRQKLITGMLARGLSAEYAAGVFQQISGFGEYGFPESHSASFALLVYVSAWLKHYYPDAFAAALLNSQPMGFYAPAQLVRDAREHGVEVRPVDVNHSQWDCTLEAGDLDSAQDAREGPASSSYAARGAGRALRLGMRLLRGLPSGVAEKIVAARGATPFHSLADLARRTGLGRAMLMRLTKADATRSLALDRRTGLWQALAEESQARALPLFDRLPGDAEEEPAAPLPTLTTYEEVLADYRTAGLSLRAHPMSFLRARLEPLGILRAGELATARPGRQVRVAGLVLVRQRPGTASGVTFVTLEDETGVANLIVRPDVWRRYRAAAKHAAALMAQGRLERQGQVIHILANKLVDVVQISQRIDSQSRDFR from the coding sequence GTGCGGCCTGCAGTCCGTTATGCCGAGTTGCACGTCAAGACGAACTTCTCGTTTTTGGAGGGAGCTTCGCATCCGGATGAACTGGTCGCTCGTGCGGCCGAGCTGAACTATGCGGCCTTGGCCATTACGGATCGCGATAGTCTGGCAGGGGTGGTGCGCGCTCATGCCGCGGCCAAGGCCGTGGGGCTAAAGCTTTTGATCGGCGCCGAAGTGCACCTGCTCGACGCACCCGCGGTTGTTCTGTTGGCCACCGATCGGGCGGCGTATGGGCGACTGGCGCGGCTGCTCAGCCTGGGGCACCGCCGTGCGCCGAAGGGATGTTGCGAGCTACGCCTGGACGATGTGGCCGAGCATGCCGAGGGCCTGTTGGCGCTAGTATCTTTGCAGGATGCCGAAACGGAACCTGGGAATCTGTCTCGACAGGACCAAGCGCGCGGAGCAACCGCGGGCGGCTTCGCGGAAGATGTCGCGGACGAAGTTGCGAATGCCAGCAAGAACAATAACGAGGCAGCGACAGCCTTGCGCCTCTCGTCCGGCTTTTCGCGGCATCAGGGCCAGCGGATAAAGAACTGGCTGGCTCGCTATCGTGAAGCTTTTGGCGATCGCTGCTACGCGCTGGCCGAGTTACACCGGGGGCCGGATGACCAGCGCCGGCTCGCGGAAATGATCGAGAAGGCGGGGCACGCGCGGGTGCCGCTGGTGGCTGCCAACGACGTGCATTATCACGTCCCCCCGCGGCGGGCGCTGGCCGACGTGCTGCTGGCGACGCGTTTGGGCACGACGGTCGTAGCGGCGGGGCCACAGTTATCTGCCAACGCCGAACGGCATTTGAAATCACCCGGCGAGATGGCCGAACTGTTTGCCGCCTTCCCTGCGGCTATCGCGCGCACCTGTGAGATAGCGGATCGCTCGACATTCTCTCTTGAGGAATTGCGTTACGAATATCCCGAGGAACTTTGCCCGGCGGAAATAACGCCGCTGGCTCATCTGACGATGCTCGCCTGGCAGGGCGCACAGCAACGTTATCCGCAGGGAATTCCAGACAAGATTCGCACGCTGGTCGAGCACGAGTTGAAACTGATCGAAGAGTTGCACTACGAGGCGTATTTTCTCACCGTGTGGGACCTGATGCGATATGGCCGCAGCCGCGGCATCCTTTGCCAGGGACGCGGATCGGCGGCCAATTCCGCCGTTTGTTATTGCCTGGGAGTTACCTCGGTCGATCCGGCGCAGATTGCGGTGCTGTTCGAGCGATTCGTCAGCCGCGAGCGTAACGAGGCTCCGGACATCGACATTGATTTCGAGCATGAACGCCGCGAGGAGGTGTTGCAGTACGTATACGACAAATATGGACGTGATCGCGCTGGCATGACCGCCGAAGTGATTACATATCGCCCACGCTCGGCCGTGCGCGACGTGGGCAAGGCTCTGGGGCTGTCGCTGGATCGGGTCGACGCCCTTTCCAAAACGCTGGATGGCCATCACGACGAGCATCGTTGGAGCGATCGGCTGCGCGACGCCGGCGTGGATACCGAAAGCCTGGTGGGGCGCCAGTTGGCTGCGTTGGTCGAACAGTTGATCGGCTTTCCTCGCCATCTTTCCCAGCATGTCGGAGGCATGGTGATCACGCACGGGCCCTTGTGCGAAATGGTGCCGATCGAAAATGCCGCCATGCCCGGCCGCACGGTGATCCAGTGGGACAAGGATGATCTAGACGAGTTGGGGATTTTGAAAGTCGATTGCCTGGCACTGGGCATGCTGACCGCGATTCGCAAATGCTTTGACCTGATCGAGCTTCATTGTGGCCAACGATGGACCTTGGCCACAGTGCCGGCCGAGGATCCGGCCGTGTACGAAATGATCTGCCGCGCCGACACCATCGGCGTATTCCAGATCGAAAGCCGCGCGCAGATGAGCATGCTGCCGCGGCTACGGCCGAGCAAGTTTTACGATCTGGTGATCGAAGTGGCCATCGTGCGGCCGGGGCCGATCCAGGGAAACATGGTGCATCCCTACTTGCGCCGGCGTGCCGGGCTGGAACCGGTCACTTATCCCAACGACGCCATTCGCGATGTGTTGGAAAAGACCATGGGCGTGCCGATCTTCCAGGAGCAGGCCATGCGGCTGGCCGTCGTGGCGGCCGGTTTCACGCCGGGGGAAGCGGATCAGTTGCGTCGCGCGATGGGGGGCTGGGGCCGGCCTGGCGTGATCGAGCAATTTCGTCAGAAATTGATCACCGGGATGCTGGCTCGCGGGCTGTCGGCCGAGTACGCGGCGGGCGTGTTTCAGCAGATCAGCGGCTTTGGAGAATATGGCTTTCCAGAGTCGCATTCGGCCAGTTTTGCGCTGTTGGTTTATGTCTCGGCCTGGCTCAAGCATTACTATCCAGACGCGTTTGCCGCGGCGCTGTTGAATAGCCAGCCGATGGGTTTTTATGCGCCTGCCCAGTTGGTGCGCGATGCCCGCGAGCATGGCGTAGAGGTACGGCCTGTGGACGTAAACCACAGCCAATGGGATTGCACGCTGGAGGCAGGCGATTTGGATTCAGCACAGGACGCGCGAGAAGGTCCTGCATCTTCTTCTTACGCGGCAAGAGGGGCAGGACGGGCGCTACGTCTGGGCATGCGCTTGCTGCGAGGGTTGCCCAGTGGCGTGGCAGAAAAGATTGTCGCGGCGCGTGGCGCGACTCCGTTCCACTCGCTGGCCGATCTCGCCCGGCGGACGGGGTTGGGGCGGGCAATGTTGATGCGGCTTACAAAGGCAGACGCCACGCGGTCGCTGGCGCTCGATCGGCGCACGGGATTGTGGCAGGCGCTGGCCGAAGAATCGCAGGCCCGGGCGCTACCGTTGTTCGATCGTTTGCCGGGGGATGCGGAAGAAGAACCGGCTGCGCCGCTGCCTACCTTAACGACGTATGAAGAAGTGCTGGCCGATTATCGGACGGCGGGTCTATCGTTGCGGGCACATCCGATGTCGTTTTTGCGAGCGAGGCTCGAGCCGCTAGGGATCTTGCGGGCTGGCGAATTGGCCACGGCGCGGCCGGGGCGCCAGGTGCGCGTGGCCGGCCTGGTGTTGGTACGGCAACGCCCGGGCACGGCCAGCGGCGTCACCTTCGTCACGCTAGAAGACGAAACCGGCGTGGCTAATCTGATTGTTCGCCCCGATGTCTGGCGACGCTATCGCGCGGCGGCCAAGCATGCCGCGGCACTGATGGCCCAAGGACGGCTGGAGCGACAGGGCCAGGTGATTCACATCCTGGCCAATAAGTTGGTGGACGTGGTGCAGATTTCGCAGCGGATCGACTCGCAATCACGGGATTTCCGGTGA
- a CDS encoding PVC-type heme-binding CxxCH protein encodes MMRGSMSLSTRIFIVCMLGGLTWLAIASRPRHDPPAAQARVRGPTTSSTAPLLPQLQLDELLKPVPAREPAEALKSFETIPGFRMDLLAHEPDVVDPVAAAFDEQGRLFVTEMRDYPYRPQQGDKPTGRVRMLVDTDGDGHFDQSYTYADELLWPTGVVPWRQGVFVAAAPNIYYFKDTDGDGQADVRRIVYSGFGTQNEQGSVNNLAWGLDGKIYATTSKNGGQIRAEDDPAAEPVAISGRDFCFDPENMRIELTTGGGQFGNAFDDWGNRFLCDQADPSMQVMLPNRYLARNPLLAVPSAVNDLTPGAVQIFRISPLEGWRIVRSTRRLALGERSANSTGLSHDVLDGVAGLVIYRGDAYPPQYRGNLIVGDGQTNLIHRRRLEPDGVTFRSLRADDNTEFVRSNDIWFRPVNSLNAPDGCVYVTDMAREVIESVHVPWDVVTRINLRSQGRGRIYRITPDGFTTPAQPQLNSASTADLVAALAHRGGWWRDTAQRLLRERQDKAAVEPLRQMASENSFELARLHALYTLDQLGALTNDDLRVALADTSSGVREHAVRLAESRLTEAADLRALVVRLAADESPRVRFQVAFSVGEIGGDEAAQRDAVNGLTIIARRDGSDPWIRMALLSSSRGRARAFLLNVVRLDSAAGNSCDATLLRHLAFLVGRDDDHDRQAADLLDALANSAAAVSRTTMQPILLGMASGLRGAETSLQRLRPRLSTSSAALVDHVVSDAKRQVTSPDTPPGERSQAISALSCGQFDQVSESLASLLVPHEPEEAQRNAVQALATFDNPEVAALLLAPWRQYTPRVRAVAVQALFGRPEWLAQFVAAIESGEAAANQVTRVERGMLLAHRDVAVRLRAEKLFEVDTSPRQEVYDRYRPALALQGNSAAGEKIYQRECMACHQIGAQGQAVGPNLALTKHRTPEELLLHVLDPNREVQPAYIQYTIIDRSGGIHSGLIAAETASSITLRRDKNIEQTILKSEIDQIASSDKSLMPEGLEKTVDQQQMADLLTFLKEMHYDIGTQPGRREGGE; translated from the coding sequence ATGATGCGAGGATCGATGAGCCTGTCGACGCGGATCTTTATCGTTTGCATGCTAGGTGGTCTTACCTGGTTGGCAATCGCCAGCCGGCCCAGGCACGATCCGCCCGCCGCGCAGGCGCGAGTGCGCGGCCCGACAACGAGCAGTACTGCTCCCCTGTTGCCACAGCTTCAGCTCGACGAACTTCTCAAACCCGTTCCCGCTCGTGAGCCGGCCGAAGCACTTAAGTCTTTCGAGACGATTCCCGGCTTTCGTATGGATCTGCTGGCTCACGAACCCGACGTCGTGGATCCGGTGGCAGCCGCCTTCGACGAACAAGGCCGCTTGTTCGTCACCGAGATGCGCGACTATCCCTACCGTCCTCAGCAAGGGGACAAGCCGACCGGCCGCGTGCGCATGCTGGTCGATACCGACGGCGATGGCCACTTTGACCAGAGCTATACCTACGCGGACGAATTACTGTGGCCCACCGGTGTGGTCCCCTGGCGACAGGGAGTCTTTGTCGCGGCGGCACCCAACATCTACTACTTCAAAGATACCGACGGTGACGGACAGGCCGACGTGCGCCGTATTGTGTACTCTGGCTTTGGCACGCAAAACGAACAAGGCTCGGTCAATAACCTGGCCTGGGGCCTGGACGGCAAAATCTACGCCACCACGTCCAAGAACGGCGGCCAAATCCGCGCCGAGGATGACCCGGCCGCCGAACCCGTGGCCATCAGCGGGCGAGACTTCTGTTTCGATCCCGAAAATATGCGCATTGAGTTGACCACGGGCGGAGGACAGTTCGGCAACGCCTTCGATGATTGGGGAAATCGTTTCCTGTGCGATCAGGCCGACCCGTCGATGCAGGTCATGCTGCCCAATCGCTATCTGGCCCGCAATCCGTTACTGGCCGTTCCCAGCGCCGTGAACGATCTGACGCCGGGCGCCGTGCAGATTTTTCGAATCAGCCCGCTCGAAGGCTGGCGCATCGTGCGTTCGACGCGGCGATTGGCCCTGGGCGAGCGTTCGGCCAACTCGACAGGGCTGAGCCATGACGTATTGGACGGTGTGGCGGGCCTGGTGATCTATCGCGGCGATGCTTATCCGCCGCAATATCGCGGCAACCTAATCGTTGGTGACGGCCAGACCAACCTGATCCATCGCCGCCGTCTGGAGCCGGACGGCGTGACGTTTCGCTCGCTGCGCGCCGACGATAACACAGAATTCGTCCGCTCGAACGACATCTGGTTTCGGCCTGTTAATAGTCTCAATGCCCCGGATGGCTGCGTTTACGTCACCGATATGGCCCGCGAGGTAATCGAATCGGTACACGTGCCGTGGGATGTGGTGACGCGCATCAACTTGCGAAGCCAAGGCCGCGGTCGGATCTATCGCATCACGCCCGACGGATTTACGACCCCCGCGCAACCGCAATTGAACTCGGCCAGCACGGCGGACCTGGTAGCTGCGCTTGCGCATCGCGGCGGCTGGTGGCGCGATACGGCGCAGCGTCTGCTGCGCGAACGACAAGACAAAGCCGCTGTCGAGCCGCTGCGGCAGATGGCCAGCGAGAATTCGTTCGAGTTGGCGCGGCTGCACGCCCTCTACACGCTCGATCAACTCGGCGCATTAACGAACGACGATCTGCGCGTCGCCTTGGCTGACACAAGTTCCGGCGTCCGCGAGCATGCCGTGCGATTGGCCGAATCCCGATTGACCGAGGCCGCAGACCTGCGGGCCCTTGTCGTGCGCCTGGCAGCGGATGAATCGCCGCGCGTGCGCTTTCAGGTTGCGTTCTCGGTGGGCGAGATTGGCGGTGACGAAGCTGCCCAGAGAGATGCTGTTAACGGTCTCACAATCATCGCGCGCCGCGACGGCAGCGACCCCTGGATTCGCATGGCCCTACTCAGTTCCAGCCGAGGACGCGCCCGTGCGTTCTTGCTAAACGTGGTACGACTCGACTCGGCCGCTGGAAACTCGTGCGATGCAACTTTGCTGCGACATTTGGCTTTTCTTGTCGGGCGTGACGACGACCACGATCGTCAGGCTGCGGATTTGCTTGACGCGCTAGCGAATTCCGCCGCCGCTGTCTCGCGGACGACCATGCAACCGATCCTGCTGGGCATGGCGAGCGGCTTGCGCGGTGCCGAGACCAGTTTGCAACGGTTGCGACCCCGGCTTTCGACAAGCTCAGCGGCGCTGGTCGACCATGTCGTTTCCGATGCCAAGCGGCAAGTAACCAGCCCGGACACGCCGCCGGGCGAGCGATCTCAAGCGATTTCGGCATTGTCATGTGGCCAATTCGACCAGGTCAGTGAATCGCTGGCGAGCCTGCTGGTGCCGCACGAACCCGAGGAAGCGCAGCGAAACGCCGTGCAGGCGTTGGCCACGTTCGACAATCCAGAAGTCGCAGCGCTATTGCTGGCGCCTTGGCGGCAATATACGCCACGCGTGCGCGCCGTTGCGGTACAGGCATTGTTCGGCCGGCCCGAGTGGCTGGCACAGTTTGTCGCCGCTATCGAGAGCGGCGAAGCAGCCGCCAACCAGGTCACCCGCGTCGAGCGCGGCATGCTGCTGGCGCATCGCGACGTGGCGGTGCGGCTCCGTGCCGAAAAGCTGTTCGAGGTCGACACCAGCCCTCGTCAAGAGGTGTATGATCGCTACCGGCCGGCGCTCGCGCTACAGGGGAATTCGGCGGCCGGCGAGAAAATCTACCAGCGTGAGTGCATGGCCTGTCATCAGATTGGCGCGCAAGGTCAGGCCGTAGGGCCAAACCTGGCTTTGACCAAGCATCGCACACCCGAAGAGTTGCTGCTGCACGTCCTGGATCCCAATCGCGAGGTGCAGCCGGCCTATATTCAGTACACGATCATCGATCGTTCCGGCGGGATTCACTCCGGATTGATCGCGGCCGAAACCGCCAGCAGCATCACGCTGCGACGCGACAAGAACATTGAACAAACGATCCTGAAAAGCGAGATCGACCAGATCGCCAGCAGCGACAAGTCGCTCATGCCCGAAGGACTCGAGAAAACGGTCGATCAACAGCAGATGGCCGACCTGCTGACATTTCTCAAAGAGATGCATTACGACATCGGCACGCAGCCCGGCCGCCGCGAAGGGGGCGAGTGA
- a CDS encoding ABC transporter ATP-binding protein yields the protein MGTSQGLLCMIEIRHLRKQYDSTVAIDNLNLSIPEGEVFGLIGPNGAGKTTLIRILATLMEPTYGEVKIAGIDVCEAPLEVHPLIGYMSDFFSMYEDMLVWEYLDHFAACYGIERARREQLIDDVLELVSLEVRRDDKIKALSRGMKQRLCFAKTLLHQPKVLLLDEPASGLDPAGRIEFREILKKLRDMGRTVLISSHILTEMADFCTSIGIVEQGRLLASGRVEDILRQLKSRMRLVIEVAAEQPRLVALLKEEPAVEELETRDGHVTCAWGAAREDLPALHRRLVQASIPLVSLSVKKDDLEDIYMRISGHRTS from the coding sequence GTGGGCACGTCGCAGGGGCTGTTGTGCATGATCGAAATCCGCCATCTCCGCAAACAGTACGACAGCACTGTCGCGATCGACAATTTGAATCTGTCGATTCCCGAAGGTGAGGTTTTTGGGCTGATCGGGCCCAATGGCGCGGGCAAGACGACTTTGATCCGCATACTCGCCACGCTGATGGAACCCACCTACGGCGAGGTGAAAATCGCCGGCATCGACGTCTGCGAAGCACCGCTAGAAGTGCATCCGCTGATCGGCTACATGTCCGACTTTTTCAGCATGTACGAAGACATGCTGGTGTGGGAATACTTGGATCACTTCGCGGCTTGTTACGGCATCGAGCGGGCGCGGCGCGAGCAGCTTATCGACGACGTTTTGGAGCTGGTCAGCCTCGAGGTGCGTCGCGACGACAAGATCAAGGCGCTGTCGCGTGGGATGAAACAGCGGCTGTGCTTTGCCAAGACCCTGCTGCACCAGCCGAAGGTGTTGCTGCTGGACGAACCGGCGTCGGGGCTGGATCCGGCAGGACGAATCGAATTCCGCGAGATTCTCAAGAAGCTGCGCGACATGGGGCGCACCGTGCTGATATCGAGCCATATCCTGACCGAGATGGCCGACTTCTGCACGTCGATTGGCATCGTCGAGCAGGGGCGCCTGCTGGCCAGCGGCCGCGTGGAAGATATTTTGCGGCAACTCAAATCGCGAATGCGGCTCGTCATCGAAGTCGCGGCCGAGCAACCACGGCTCGTGGCATTGTTAAAGGAAGAGCCTGCGGTGGAAGAGTTGGAGACGCGCGACGGCCACGTGACGTGCGCTTGGGGAGCCGCCCGAGAGGATCTGCCCGCGCTGCACCGGCGCTTGGTGCAAGCCTCGATCCCGTTGGTCTCGCTGAGCGTGAAGAAGGACGATCTGGAGGATATATACATGCGCATCTCGGGTCATCGGACGAGCTAA
- a CDS encoding class I SAM-dependent methyltransferase produces the protein MSQAERPKTVTSRDWDEVYQAGDLPWDTQRPSAELVRVLAEGFATPGSALELGCGTGTNAIYLAQQGFRVTAADISAVAIDRARQHAQTALLRIDFFVADVAAMPAQQPFDFVFDRGCYHCVRRTNLPGYLATVDRLTRPGTRFLLLTGNANDESTSEGPPRVSEQEIRTELGTMFNIEWIRPFHFENVDVSPGPLAWSVGLVRRDA, from the coding sequence ATGAGCCAGGCGGAACGCCCCAAAACCGTCACATCCCGCGACTGGGACGAGGTCTATCAAGCAGGCGACCTACCGTGGGACACGCAGCGCCCCTCGGCGGAACTGGTGCGCGTGCTCGCCGAGGGATTTGCTACTCCCGGTAGCGCCCTCGAACTGGGATGCGGCACGGGCACGAACGCCATTTACCTGGCCCAGCAGGGATTTCGGGTGACGGCCGCCGATATTTCGGCCGTGGCCATTGATCGCGCCCGTCAACACGCGCAAACAGCGCTGTTGCGCATCGATTTCTTCGTCGCCGATGTAGCGGCCATGCCGGCTCAACAACCCTTTGATTTCGTCTTCGATCGCGGTTGCTACCACTGCGTGCGGCGCACGAATTTGCCAGGCTATCTGGCTACCGTCGACCGGCTCACACGACCGGGCACCCGTTTCTTGCTGCTGACCGGCAACGCCAACGACGAATCTACGAGCGAAGGTCCTCCGCGCGTCAGCGAGCAAGAAATTCGCACCGAGTTGGGCACGATGTTCAACATCGAATGGATCCGGCCGTTTCATTTCGAAAACGTCGACGTCAGCCCTGGGCCGTTGGCCTGGTCCGTGGGCCTCGTGCGGCGCGATGCGTAG
- a CDS encoding flavin monoamine oxidase family protein gives MSLAADQQRAGSSREAIDVVVVGAGLAGLCAARQLTRQGVCCLILEARDRVGGRTLSQQLGRETIDLGGQWIGPTQNRLAALASELGIERFPQYDTGTKILSWAGKLQRYKGDLPRLSVLAQLELLWASKRLDKFQRELSPDRPWAAPHAREWDSITLETWKRRNMRTKGARLFLDIVTRAVFTSEPRDLSFLFFLNYLRSGHGLESLISIRGGAQQERFVGGAQQISQRLAEPLADRLILSAPVRAIEQHDDGVIVRSDVGRFSAQRVIVAIPPLLAGRIHYEAALPAARDQIAARMPMGSVIKYVATYDRAFWREAGLSGEAFSDTGPTVTTFDDSSHDGAHPALVSFSDGEVARVWGERSPAERRAGVLEEFARFFGPQALAPTDFAEKNWNDDPWSRGCYVGVTSPGALTSFGEALRRPCGRIHWSGTETADEWLGYLDGAIQSGERAAAEVIPLLPAQRRVGTLS, from the coding sequence ATGTCGCTTGCGGCCGACCAGCAACGAGCGGGCAGTTCGCGCGAGGCCATCGACGTCGTAGTGGTAGGAGCAGGACTGGCAGGTCTCTGCGCTGCACGACAGCTTACCCGACAAGGCGTGTGCTGTCTGATTTTGGAAGCCCGCGACCGGGTGGGAGGACGCACGCTCAGTCAGCAGCTCGGTCGCGAGACGATCGACCTGGGGGGACAGTGGATCGGTCCCACGCAAAATCGGCTAGCGGCACTGGCCAGCGAACTAGGGATTGAGCGATTCCCACAGTACGACACCGGCACCAAGATTCTCTCCTGGGCCGGCAAGCTGCAGCGTTACAAGGGCGACCTGCCGCGATTGTCCGTGCTTGCGCAGCTCGAATTGCTGTGGGCCAGCAAGAGGCTCGATAAATTTCAGCGTGAATTGTCCCCCGATCGCCCCTGGGCAGCGCCGCATGCCCGCGAATGGGACAGCATCACGCTCGAAACCTGGAAGCGCCGCAACATGCGCACCAAGGGAGCGCGACTTTTCCTCGACATCGTGACGCGGGCCGTCTTCACCTCGGAACCGCGCGACCTGTCGTTCTTGTTCTTTCTCAACTATTTGCGCTCGGGACATGGGCTGGAAAGTCTCATCTCGATTCGTGGCGGCGCGCAACAGGAACGCTTTGTCGGCGGAGCACAACAGATCTCGCAGCGGCTGGCCGAGCCGCTGGCCGATCGGCTGATTCTCAGCGCGCCGGTCCGCGCCATCGAACAACATGACGACGGCGTGATCGTACGCAGCGACGTCGGCCGCTTTTCTGCTCAACGCGTTATCGTGGCCATCCCGCCGCTATTGGCCGGCCGCATTCATTACGAAGCCGCTTTGCCGGCTGCACGCGATCAGATCGCGGCGCGGATGCCGATGGGATCGGTTATCAAGTACGTCGCCACATACGATCGCGCGTTCTGGCGCGAGGCCGGGCTATCGGGCGAAGCATTCAGCGATACGGGGCCGACCGTCACGACATTCGATGATTCATCTCACGACGGGGCACACCCGGCCCTGGTATCGTTCAGCGATGGCGAGGTGGCACGGGTCTGGGGCGAGCGATCGCCGGCCGAACGACGAGCCGGCGTGTTGGAAGAATTCGCGCGGTTCTTCGGTCCGCAGGCGCTGGCCCCGACCGATTTCGCCGAGAAGAACTGGAATGACGATCCCTGGAGTCGCGGCTGCTACGTCGGCGTAACCAGCCCCGGTGCGCTGACCAGCTTTGGCGAGGCACTGCGACGCCCCTGCGGCCGCATCCACTGGTCGGGCACAGAGACCGCGGACGAGTGGCTAGGCTATCTCGATGGCGCAATCCAGTCGGGCGAGCGCGCCGCGGCCGAGGTCATTCCGCTGTTGCCAGCCCAGCGACGCGTGGGCACCCTGTCGTAA
- the moaA gene encoding GTP 3',8-cyclase MoaA has protein sequence MSCPTSISTTVRPLVDGFGRVHNSLRISVTDRCNIRCFYCMPAENVSFRPRHEILTFEEIVRFARVVAGLGVNKIRLTGGEPLVRQDLPRLVAALAAVPGIEDIALTTNGILLAENAQALRDAGLHRLNVSLDALDAETFRLIARRDGFERIVVGLFAAQRVGFENIKLNTVAIRGITETQIVPLGHFARHHGFELRFIEFMPLDADGAWDNSQVLAGDEIRRILEAEIAPLEPLPIVDPSQPATDFRFVDGHGTVGFINPVTQPFCGDCNRLRLTAEGQVRNCLFSTVEWDARALLRAGGSDEELADLVSTCVGAKKAGHGINSDRFVKPDRAMFQIGG, from the coding sequence ATGAGTTGCCCTACGTCCATCTCGACGACTGTGCGACCTTTGGTCGATGGCTTTGGCCGCGTGCACAATAGCCTGCGGATCAGCGTCACCGATCGGTGCAATATTCGTTGCTTCTACTGCATGCCGGCCGAGAACGTCTCGTTCAGACCGCGCCACGAGATTTTAACTTTTGAAGAAATCGTGCGGTTCGCCCGCGTGGTGGCCGGGCTGGGTGTGAACAAGATTCGGCTCACCGGCGGCGAACCGCTGGTGCGGCAGGATCTGCCACGCCTGGTGGCAGCCTTAGCTGCCGTACCAGGGATTGAAGACATCGCGCTGACGACCAACGGCATTCTGCTGGCCGAAAATGCCCAGGCCTTGCGGGATGCCGGCCTGCACCGCTTGAATGTCAGTCTCGATGCGCTCGATGCCGAGACGTTCCGGCTGATCGCGCGGCGCGACGGTTTCGAACGCATCGTGGTGGGATTGTTCGCAGCGCAACGCGTCGGCTTTGAAAACATCAAGCTGAATACCGTGGCCATCCGTGGCATCACCGAGACACAGATTGTGCCGCTGGGCCACTTCGCCAGGCATCATGGATTCGAGCTGCGATTCATCGAATTCATGCCCCTCGATGCGGACGGTGCCTGGGACAATTCTCAGGTGCTCGCCGGCGATGAAATCCGCCGCATCCTAGAGGCCGAGATCGCGCCGCTCGAGCCGCTGCCGATCGTCGACCCGAGCCAACCGGCGACGGACTTCCGTTTTGTCGATGGTCATGGCACGGTGGGCTTCATCAACCCGGTGACCCAACCCTTCTGTGGCGACTGCAACCGTTTGCGGCTAACGGCCGAGGGCCAAGTGCGCAACTGCCTGTTTTCGACGGTGGAATGGGATGCCCGCGCGCTGCTTCGCGCGGGAGGCAGCGACGAAGAATTGGCCGACCTGGTAAGCACGTGCGTCGGCGCTAAGAAAGCCGGTCACGGCATCAATAGCGATCGATTCGTTAAACCCGATCGCGCGATGTTTCAGATCGGCGGCTGA
- a CDS encoding molybdenum cofactor biosynthesis protein MoaE, translating to MVELTTHAIDIAGLLARVGSAQAGAVVLFLGTAREFTAGRRTASLEYECFPDMAQQKLAELEAEARRRWPLVECAIVHRLGAVALGEVSVAVAVSTPHREAAFAAGKWLIDTLKEVVPIWKKEHWADGTTEWVHPGLPTCEGDARRPLQ from the coding sequence ATGGTGGAATTGACCACTCACGCAATCGACATAGCGGGCTTGCTAGCCCGCGTCGGTTCGGCGCAAGCGGGCGCCGTCGTGTTGTTCCTCGGCACGGCACGCGAGTTCACTGCCGGGCGCCGGACCGCGTCGCTCGAGTACGAATGCTTTCCGGACATGGCCCAACAGAAGCTGGCGGAACTCGAGGCCGAAGCCCGCCGCCGCTGGCCGCTGGTCGAGTGCGCGATCGTGCATCGGTTGGGGGCCGTCGCCTTGGGCGAAGTGAGCGTTGCCGTGGCGGTCAGCACGCCCCACCGCGAAGCGGCCTTCGCCGCCGGCAAGTGGCTGATCGATACACTTAAAGAGGTTGTGCCGATCTGGAAGAAGGAACATTGGGCCGATGGAACCACCGAGTGGGTTCATCCGGGTCTGCCGACGTGCGAGGGGGATGCGCGCCGTCCGTTGCAATAG